The following nucleotide sequence is from Populus nigra chromosome 15, ddPopNigr1.1, whole genome shotgun sequence.
ATAAAGCACCTCTCTAAAGGTTAAggaaatatcaattaaatactTAGTttgtctgttttctttttttcaactcaACTCAAAGGAACTGCTCATCTTTCTCTCCTTTATTTTGGTTCAACTCACCTCTCCAATTTGTTTCATGAACTTCTCTagtcaaaagggaaaaaaaatgacaatacaTTCATGTCGATGCATGCATAAATTAACAGTATAACAGCAACACAGAGAAATGTAGATAGATTAAATAACGAAAAAGGTTGTAAATATATACTCGGAACCTTCAgcatcaattcaatatttatataaccATGAAAATCGTACTTAATTATTGTCCCATACAAATTTTActgtcaaaagaaaagaagaagaagaagaagaaagcaaattaaGAAGCCATCAAGAAAAGGGAGTTGAGCAGACATGATCATCGAGAAAATAACAGAGAAAGAAAATCTATTAATTAACATAGTTTATCAGAGTTAGAACTCTAAACTACATAGTTTAAAACAAAGATAGCAGAAAGTTAACAAGCAGTACAGTTTTATTTTCTGCTCATAATCAAGACCAATTACAGAACAAAACCTCCCAAAtctccatgaaaacctcaacaATAATCCTATGATGATGATAAGAGTTCAAAGACAAGAAACACTGCAGAAGCTGTTCAAGATCCTTAGCTGCAAATATCTGCTTTTCAACAATCATCTCAACCATTGATGTTCTAAAATCATTATAAGGATCACTGGAACTCTTCACCACTGCAAAGCTGTCCTTAACTTTGCCATCTAATGGCAAAACACCCACATGAGAACTCTTCACTTTGGCCCTTCTCCTCCGAGAAGTGAACTTTTTTCCGCGAGAAGGGTGGCTAAGAGATCCTGATGAATCCGAAGAAAGACTTCTTGAAGAGAAAAGAGTGTCCGACTCATCCCCTCTGTTGTCCTCATCTTCGCTGCTAAACCAATAATAGCTACCTCCAAAATATGTACTATCCTGTGAAGATGATCTGAACAAACTCGTCTGTTCTTTCTTGCCAATGATATTCTTCTTTTTGCTTCTGCTTTTAACTGAACGAcaactcttctttttctctttgaaaCTCACGTCTTTGTAGAATGGATTCAAAGGAAAAATGGGGTAAGCAGGAGGGCAAGAACTGTGTCCACCAGTATTGGCAGTTATAAGAGGAGGATAACGGTGTGATAATTTTTTCCTGGAGATGATAGAGTGATTGAGGACTTGGTTTGTTGCTTCAGGGCATTTGTGTCTGCAAATAGAAGGGAAAGGTCGAACCTTGGGCTGCAAAGGCTCGATCATGTGGAAATTCTTATGGGTTTGAGGCACAAACACAGCATTTTCAATCACGTCCGATAAGTTTCGGGTCCGGCATGAGCCACGAAACATGCGAGAGATTCGCGTCTTAAATCGGTTTTCCATGGGAGAAAGAGAGATATTTCAGAAGAAGGGGAgagagcagagagagagagagaggtttgaAGGAAGAGAAGAGGCGGTGTAAGGATGGCTGATATATAAACACATGAGAAACCGAAAGtgggagtgttttttttttttttaaataataataataattaaggttAAAGCGTACCCATGAATCATAAAACTTTTTTGCTGTTTTTCGTCGTCTTCTTTGTTTGGACTTGGAAAAAGTTGGATTGAGGAGGCCACCTCAAGAgtcaat
It contains:
- the LOC133674877 gene encoding transcription repressor OFP8-like; protein product: MENRFKTRISRMFRGSCRTRNLSDVIENAVFVPQTHKNFHMIEPLQPKVRPFPSICRHKCPEATNQVLNHSIISRKKLSHRYPPLITANTGGHSSCPPAYPIFPLNPFYKDVSFKEKKKSCRSVKSRSKKKNIIGKKEQTSLFRSSSQDSTYFGGSYYWFSSEDEDNRGDESDTLFSSRSLSSDSSGSLSHPSRGKKFTSRRRRAKVKSSHVGVLPLDGKVKDSFAVVKSSSDPYNDFRTSMVEMIVEKQIFAAKDLEQLLQCFLSLNSYHHHRIIVEVFMEIWEVLFCNWS